One Serinicoccus chungangensis genomic window carries:
- a CDS encoding DUF4191 domain-containing protein: protein MSASSTTAAPEPKKRRFGRSRKPKDPNNPGRIAQFRQVFAMTRKADPAAVWWMALAALAVLVVALLVGLWLDQVVYVLVLGVPMALLAAVIVLGRKAERAAFAQIEGQPGAASAVLQQLRRGWYYDQEPVAAEAGGQVRGMRDLNNAAMVFRAVGRPGVVLISEGPRGSAQRLAKAEERKVSRVVGHEVPVHTISVGKAEGQTPLREVVKTIKKYPKSLTNDEALVVQQRMKALGSRNKPAIPAGMDPTRPPRASRRALRGR, encoded by the coding sequence ATGTCCGCGTCCTCCACCACTGCCGCACCGGAGCCGAAGAAGCGTCGCTTCGGACGCTCCCGCAAGCCCAAGGACCCGAACAACCCGGGCCGCATCGCCCAGTTCCGCCAGGTCTTCGCCATGACCCGGAAGGCGGACCCGGCCGCCGTGTGGTGGATGGCCCTCGCCGCGCTGGCGGTCCTCGTGGTGGCCCTGCTCGTCGGGCTCTGGCTCGACCAGGTCGTCTACGTCCTCGTCCTGGGCGTCCCCATGGCCCTCCTCGCGGCGGTCATCGTCCTGGGCCGCAAGGCCGAGCGGGCGGCGTTCGCGCAGATCGAGGGGCAGCCGGGCGCCGCCTCCGCGGTGCTGCAGCAGCTGCGCCGCGGGTGGTACTACGACCAGGAGCCGGTGGCGGCGGAGGCCGGTGGCCAGGTCCGCGGTATGCGTGACCTCAACAACGCGGCCATGGTCTTCCGTGCGGTCGGTCGCCCCGGCGTCGTGCTGATCTCCGAGGGTCCGCGCGGCTCGGCGCAGCGCCTGGCCAAGGCGGAGGAGCGCAAGGTGTCCCGGGTCGTCGGGCACGAGGTGCCGGTGCACACGATCTCCGTCGGCAAGGCCGAGGGCCAGACGCCCCTGCGGGAGGTCGTCAAGACGATCAAGAAGTACCCCAAGTCGCTGACCAACGACGAGGCGCTCGTCGTCCAGCAGCGGATGAAGGCCCTGGGCAGCCGCAACAAGCCGGCGATCCCCGCGGGCATGGACCCGACGCGTCCGCCGCGGGCCAGCCGCCGCGCGCTGCGCGGGCGCTGA
- a CDS encoding TIGR01777 family oxidoreductase codes for MTDPAIPSGPRLVAITGASGLIGSRLSEVLRGRGDRVLHLVRRDPAPGHELPDGVQEARWSPGDRLDPRVLEGVDGVVHLAGAGIGDQRWTAERKAVLVSSRVDGTATLSRALAGVAAGDGRSPRLVSGSAVGFYGDRGDEVLTEDSPAGEGFLARLVQDWEAATAPAEEAGVPVAHARTGIVLSPDGGALGRLLPLVRLGLAGPLAGGDAWWPWITLHDQVRALVHLLDRADVTGPVNLGAPSPATQQQVTRALARELHRPAVVPAPGWALRLVLGEMSQEILASTRAVPQVLERSGFEFTHPDRERAARWVVEELRA; via the coding sequence GTGACCGACCCTGCCATCCCGTCCGGCCCGCGACTGGTCGCGATCACCGGTGCCAGCGGGCTCATCGGGTCACGGCTGAGCGAGGTGCTGCGTGGTCGCGGCGACCGGGTGCTCCACCTGGTGCGCCGTGACCCGGCGCCGGGGCACGAGCTGCCGGACGGGGTGCAGGAGGCCCGCTGGTCACCCGGGGACCGGCTGGACCCCCGGGTCCTCGAGGGTGTCGACGGCGTCGTTCACCTGGCCGGTGCAGGCATCGGGGACCAGCGGTGGACCGCGGAGCGCAAGGCCGTCCTGGTCTCCTCCCGCGTCGACGGCACCGCGACCCTCTCCCGCGCCCTCGCGGGGGTCGCCGCGGGCGACGGGCGCTCGCCCCGCCTCGTCTCGGGCTCGGCGGTGGGCTTCTACGGCGACCGTGGCGACGAGGTGCTCACCGAGGACAGCCCCGCCGGTGAGGGCTTCCTCGCCCGGCTGGTCCAGGACTGGGAGGCCGCCACGGCGCCCGCCGAGGAGGCGGGGGTGCCGGTGGCGCACGCGCGCACGGGGATCGTCCTGTCCCCCGACGGCGGTGCGCTGGGCCGGCTGCTGCCGCTGGTCCGGCTCGGGCTGGCCGGCCCGTTGGCGGGCGGCGACGCGTGGTGGCCCTGGATCACGCTGCACGACCAGGTGCGCGCGCTCGTCCACCTCCTGGACCGCGCCGACGTCACCGGCCCGGTCAACCTCGGTGCCCCGTCACCGGCCACGCAGCAGCAGGTGACCCGCGCCCTGGCCCGGGAGCTGCACCGCCCGGCCGTCGTGCCCGCCCCCGGGTGGGCCCTGCGGCTCGTGCTGGGCGAGATGTCGCAGGAGATCCTGGCGTCGACCCGCGCCGTGCCCCAGGTGCTCGAGCGCTCCGGCTTCGAGTTCACGCACCCGGACCGGGAGAGGGCGGCCCGGTGGGTGGTCGAGGAGCTGCGGGCCTGA
- a CDS encoding DUF5302 domain-containing protein: MSNDPVTEDVKAKFREALARKQAHGGTDVADHSEHGKVAQERGAKTSGAQQMFRRKSG; encoded by the coding sequence ATGAGCAATGATCCGGTCACGGAGGACGTCAAGGCCAAGTTCCGTGAGGCGCTGGCCCGCAAGCAGGCTCACGGCGGCACGGACGTCGCGGACCACTCGGAGCACGGCAAGGTCGCGCAGGAGCGCGGCGCCAAGACCTCGGGTGCCCAGCAGATGTTCCGCCGCAAGAGCGGCTGA
- a CDS encoding ABC transporter permease subunit produces the protein MIRLVAVELQRLRARRIVLLALVASALIAGFALFTVNQQAVQLERARSGADAAFQEQLQWWEENGERERASCLQSQEEERRLSGDATVDFGCEQMQPPTPEQMYGAMPSLAGQYDELLLVLAYPFLLLALLVGSTHVAAEFTHRTMGSWLTFVPRRGVVFASKVVAAAIVALPVVGVGVALVLLGVPAVFRWHGIDGGGTTDQWVVLTWAVVRIMAVGAMAGALGAAAGFLVRHSAVVVGVLLGYLAVVEGILGSSLPATSRFLLGRNIRGFIENGTQWTVYADCWEPAGECREVVERLSFAQSATTLVVVLLLVVGLALWRFLRTDVD, from the coding sequence ATGATCCGGTTGGTCGCGGTGGAGCTGCAGCGCCTGCGGGCGCGGCGCATCGTCCTGCTGGCCCTCGTGGCCAGCGCCCTCATCGCCGGCTTCGCCCTGTTCACCGTCAACCAGCAGGCCGTCCAGCTCGAGCGGGCCCGCAGCGGCGCCGACGCGGCGTTCCAGGAGCAGCTGCAGTGGTGGGAGGAGAACGGCGAGCGGGAGCGCGCCAGCTGCCTGCAGTCGCAGGAGGAGGAGCGTCGCCTCAGCGGCGACGCCACCGTCGACTTCGGGTGCGAGCAGATGCAGCCCCCGACCCCCGAGCAGATGTACGGAGCGATGCCCTCCCTGGCCGGGCAGTACGACGAGCTGCTCCTCGTGCTCGCCTACCCCTTCCTCCTGCTGGCCCTCCTCGTCGGCTCCACGCACGTCGCCGCCGAGTTCACCCATCGCACGATGGGGTCCTGGCTCACCTTCGTGCCCCGCCGGGGCGTCGTCTTCGCCTCCAAGGTCGTCGCGGCCGCCATCGTCGCCCTGCCCGTGGTCGGTGTCGGCGTGGCCCTCGTCCTGCTCGGGGTGCCCGCCGTCTTCCGGTGGCACGGCATCGACGGCGGGGGCACCACGGACCAGTGGGTGGTGCTGACCTGGGCCGTCGTCCGGATCATGGCGGTCGGGGCCATGGCCGGTGCGCTCGGCGCCGCCGCCGGCTTCCTCGTCCGGCACAGCGCGGTCGTCGTGGGGGTGCTGCTGGGCTACCTCGCCGTGGTCGAGGGCATCCTCGGCTCCTCGCTCCCGGCGACCTCCCGCTTCCTCCTCGGGCGCAACATCCGGGGCTTCATCGAGAACGGCACCCAGTGGACGGTGTATGCCGACTGCTGGGAGCCGGCCGGTGAGTGCCGCGAGGTGGTCGAGCGGCTCAGCTTCGCCCAGTCCGCGACCACGCTCGTCGTCGTGCTGCTCCTCGTCGTCGGGCTCGCCCTCTGGCGGTTCCTGCGCACGGACGTCGACTGA
- a CDS encoding serine/threonine-protein kinase translates to MTTPTVPGYDLLDPLGDGGSGRVWRACRRADGLAVAVKLVRPGAGDAAALTAVLAEAGLLAGLRHQHVLHLYDVLPLGDPGDPTVAIVTQLAAGGSLAQVLRRRRLLSPGELVTVLHPVSAALGTLHRAGVVHGDVSPGNLLFRSDGMPLLGDLGTARVAGEQGLRGWGTAAQDGMVAPEVLEGFAATAESDVYQVGAVAWLCLVGERPGPGFDRPVLGDLAPALPPALVELVQGCMAPQPEDRPAADDVATALLGIVDPEPVEVAPDADPATGLTERLRQVALADTEGRAGRPVASRRWWRRGLGRGRAADPVEGGGSARPVGGARRNGAHRAPGDGGEARARQVALVLGLVLAVVGVALVVLLHGRSATPGVAGPVPAPARVAGATSSGPEPTPPPRLRWPWTRRRGP, encoded by the coding sequence ATGACGACCCCGACGGTCCCCGGATACGACCTGCTCGACCCGCTGGGGGACGGCGGGAGCGGTCGGGTGTGGCGCGCGTGCCGCCGGGCGGACGGGCTCGCGGTGGCGGTCAAGCTCGTCCGTCCGGGCGCCGGCGACGCGGCGGCCCTGACCGCCGTCCTGGCCGAGGCGGGGCTCCTGGCCGGTCTGCGCCACCAGCACGTCCTGCACCTCTACGACGTGCTCCCGCTCGGGGACCCCGGGGACCCGACCGTGGCCATCGTCACCCAGCTCGCGGCGGGGGGCTCCCTGGCCCAGGTGCTCCGCCGCCGGCGGCTGCTGTCACCAGGGGAGCTGGTGACCGTGCTGCACCCGGTCTCCGCCGCCCTGGGCACCCTGCACCGCGCGGGGGTGGTGCACGGCGACGTCTCACCGGGCAACCTGCTCTTCCGCAGCGACGGCATGCCGCTGCTGGGAGACCTGGGGACGGCCCGGGTGGCGGGGGAGCAGGGTCTGCGCGGCTGGGGCACCGCCGCCCAGGACGGGATGGTGGCGCCCGAGGTGCTCGAGGGCTTCGCGGCCACGGCCGAGTCCGACGTCTACCAGGTGGGGGCGGTGGCGTGGCTGTGCCTGGTGGGCGAGCGCCCGGGGCCGGGTTTCGACCGGCCGGTCCTCGGCGACCTCGCGCCCGCCCTGCCGCCCGCGCTGGTCGAGCTCGTGCAGGGCTGCATGGCCCCGCAGCCGGAGGACCGACCCGCGGCCGACGACGTGGCCACCGCCCTGCTGGGGATCGTCGACCCCGAACCGGTGGAGGTGGCCCCGGACGCGGACCCCGCGACCGGCCTGACCGAGCGGTTGCGCCAGGTGGCGCTCGCGGACACCGAGGGCCGGGCGGGGCGGCCGGTCGCGAGCCGGAGGTGGTGGCGGCGAGGGCTCGGGCGCGGCCGGGCAGCCGACCCGGTGGAGGGGGGCGGGTCCGCGCGGCCGGTGGGCGGGGCCCGGCGCAACGGTGCCCACCGGGCGCCCGGCGACGGGGGCGAGGCGCGGGCCCGGCAGGTCGCGCTCGTGCTCGGCCTCGTGCTGGCCGTGGTCGGTGTCGCGCTGGTGGTCCTGCTGCACGGTCGATCTGCGACCCCCGGGGTGGCCGGACCCGTGCCCGCCCCGGCCCGGGTCGCGGGGGCGACGTCGTCCGGGCCGGAGCCGACGCCGCCGCCCCGGCTCCGGTGGCCGTGGACGCGGCGCCGCGGACCGTGA
- the lipB gene encoding lipoyl(octanoyl) transferase LipB gives MRVEHLGLAPDLVDYKQAWEHQREVHARVVSGELPDTVLLLEHAAVYTAGRRTEAHERPLDGTPVVDVDRGGKITWHGPGQLVGYPIVRLPSPVDVVAHVRRLEDMMIGVCAELGVEATRVEGRSGVWLPADGDRPERKIGAIGIRVSQDVTMHGFALNCDCDLAWADTIIPCGIADAGVTSLSAELGRPVGVPEVLPLVERHLDRALSPVAAAGPGHHPVSPGA, from the coding sequence ATGCGTGTCGAGCACCTCGGTCTGGCCCCTGACCTCGTGGACTATAAGCAGGCGTGGGAGCACCAGCGCGAGGTCCACGCCCGGGTCGTGAGCGGAGAGCTGCCGGACACGGTCCTGCTCCTCGAGCACGCCGCGGTCTACACCGCGGGCCGGCGCACGGAGGCGCACGAGCGGCCGCTGGACGGGACCCCCGTCGTGGACGTCGACCGGGGCGGCAAGATCACCTGGCACGGGCCGGGTCAGCTCGTGGGGTACCCCATCGTCCGGCTGCCCTCCCCCGTCGACGTCGTGGCGCACGTGCGCCGCCTCGAGGACATGATGATCGGGGTCTGCGCCGAGCTGGGGGTCGAGGCGACCCGCGTCGAGGGCCGCTCCGGGGTCTGGCTGCCCGCCGACGGGGACCGTCCGGAACGCAAGATCGGGGCCATCGGCATCCGGGTGAGCCAGGACGTGACGATGCACGGCTTCGCGCTCAACTGCGACTGCGACCTGGCCTGGGCGGACACCATCATCCCGTGCGGGATCGCCGACGCCGGGGTCACCTCGCTGTCGGCCGAGCTGGGGCGGCCCGTGGGGGTCCCCGAGGTGCTGCCGCTCGTCGAGCGGCACCTGGACCGGGCGCTCTCCCCGGTGGCCGCTGCGGGCCCGGGACACCACCCGGTCTCGCCCGGGGCCTGA
- the lipA gene encoding lipoyl synthase — protein MTVAPEGRRLLRVEARNAETPIERKPDWIRTTAKMGPEYQELHSMVKSGGLHTVCQEAGCPNIFECWEDREATFLIGGDICTRRCDFCDISTGRPLPLDLEEPRKVAESIRTMELRYATITGVARDDQKDGAAWLYAEVIRKVHELNPTTGVEILPPDFGAVPELVQQVFDARPEVFAHNLETVPRIFKKIRPAFTYDKSLRVLSMARENELVTKSNLILGMGETEDEIDQAMQDLHDAGCDILTITQYLRPSKLHHPIERWVKPQEFVHWSERAEEIGFKGVMAGPLVRSSYRAGKLYAQAMRRWGREVPEHLSHLAQQAEADVPARQEAASLVAAQERRELPRARVS, from the coding sequence GTGACCGTCGCACCGGAGGGCCGTCGACTGCTGCGCGTCGAGGCGCGCAACGCCGAGACGCCGATCGAGCGCAAGCCCGACTGGATCCGGACCACCGCCAAGATGGGGCCGGAGTACCAGGAGCTGCACTCGATGGTCAAGAGCGGTGGTCTGCACACCGTGTGCCAGGAGGCGGGCTGCCCCAACATCTTCGAGTGCTGGGAGGACCGCGAGGCGACCTTCCTCATCGGCGGCGACATCTGCACCCGGCGCTGCGACTTCTGCGACATCTCCACCGGTCGTCCGCTGCCGCTGGACCTGGAGGAGCCGCGCAAGGTCGCCGAGTCCATCCGCACGATGGAGCTGCGCTACGCCACCATCACCGGGGTCGCCCGGGACGACCAGAAGGACGGCGCGGCCTGGCTCTACGCCGAGGTCATCCGCAAGGTGCACGAGCTCAACCCGACCACCGGCGTGGAGATCCTGCCCCCCGACTTCGGCGCCGTCCCGGAGCTGGTGCAGCAGGTGTTCGACGCCCGCCCCGAGGTCTTCGCGCACAACCTGGAGACGGTGCCGCGGATCTTCAAGAAGATCCGGCCCGCCTTCACCTACGACAAGTCGTTGCGGGTGCTGTCCATGGCCCGGGAGAACGAGCTGGTGACGAAGTCCAACCTCATCCTCGGCATGGGCGAGACGGAGGATGAGATCGACCAGGCGATGCAGGACCTGCACGACGCCGGGTGCGACATCCTCACTATCACCCAGTACCTGCGCCCCTCCAAGCTGCACCACCCCATCGAGCGGTGGGTCAAGCCGCAGGAGTTCGTCCACTGGTCCGAGCGCGCCGAGGAGATCGGCTTCAAGGGCGTCATGGCCGGGCCGCTGGTCCGCAGCTCCTACCGCGCCGGCAAGCTCTACGCGCAGGCCATGCGCCGGTGGGGTCGTGAGGTGCCCGAGCACCTGTCCCACCTGGCCCAGCAGGCCGAGGCGGACGTCCCCGCCCGTCAGGAGGCCGCCTCCCTGGTGGCCGCGCAGGAGCGTCGGGAGCTGCCCCGCGCCCGCGTATCCTGA
- a CDS encoding ABC transporter ATP-binding protein, translating to MSVAHPTDEGPALTIRGLRKTYRTVRGRRIAVHGLDMDVPTGGVHGFLGPNGSGKTTTIRMLLGLVRPDAGEMRIFGTPVPRELPSVVDRVGAIVESPKFFPGFTGRRSLTLLAEAIGTPTSRVGEVLEEVGLGSRGEDTFRSYSLGMKQRLAIAATLLKAPDLLIFDEPTNGLDPAGIHDIRTTMRRLADQGRTVLVSSHILSEVEQIADTVSIIGRGRVLAQGSVAGLIGAGGETVEVGVRHPGAAVRVLREAGFAADWLARPRGQDAADALRQVEDEDVAGLLTVTGAHPAEITRLLAGQGLWVERLVPSRRGLEQIFLELTQDDALPARSPEHGEGAA from the coding sequence GTGAGCGTGGCCCACCCCACCGACGAGGGACCGGCCCTGACGATCCGGGGGCTGCGCAAGACCTACCGCACGGTGCGGGGCCGCCGGATCGCCGTCCACGGCCTGGACATGGACGTGCCCACCGGTGGCGTCCACGGCTTTCTCGGCCCCAACGGCTCCGGCAAGACGACGACCATCCGCATGCTGCTGGGCCTGGTCCGGCCGGATGCCGGCGAGATGCGGATCTTCGGCACCCCGGTCCCCCGGGAGCTGCCCTCGGTCGTCGACCGGGTCGGCGCGATCGTCGAGTCCCCGAAGTTCTTCCCCGGCTTCACCGGCCGCCGCAGCCTCACCCTGCTCGCCGAGGCCATCGGCACGCCGACCTCGCGGGTGGGCGAGGTGCTGGAGGAGGTCGGCCTGGGGAGCCGGGGCGAGGACACCTTCCGCAGCTACTCCCTCGGCATGAAGCAGCGCCTGGCGATCGCCGCCACCCTGCTCAAGGCCCCCGACCTGCTCATCTTTGACGAGCCCACCAACGGGCTCGACCCGGCCGGGATCCACGACATCCGGACCACCATGCGCCGGCTCGCCGACCAGGGGCGGACCGTCCTGGTCAGCAGCCACATCCTCTCCGAGGTGGAGCAGATCGCCGACACCGTCTCGATCATCGGTCGGGGGCGGGTGCTGGCGCAGGGGTCGGTGGCCGGGCTCATCGGCGCCGGCGGGGAGACGGTCGAGGTCGGGGTGCGCCACCCCGGGGCCGCTGTCCGGGTGCTGCGCGAGGCCGGCTTCGCCGCCGACTGGCTCGCCCGCCCGCGCGGCCAGGACGCGGCCGACGCCCTGCGGCAGGTGGAGGACGAGGACGTCGCCGGGCTGCTCACCGTGACCGGGGCGCACCCGGCCGAGATCACCCGGCTGCTGGCGGGACAGGGGCTGTGGGTGGAGCGCCTGGTGCCGAGCCGACGGGGCCTGGAGCAGATCTTCCTCGAGCTCACCCAGGACGACGCGCTGCCCGCGCGCTCCCCGGAGCACGGGGAGGGGGCGGCATGA
- the glnA gene encoding type I glutamate--ammonia ligase yields the protein MFSNADEVLAYIKDEDVKFIDIRFCDLPGVMQHFNVPAQTFDQDAFDTGQMFDGSSIRGFKSIHESDMKLIPDPQTAYLDPFRAEKTLVMNFSIVDPFTDEPYERDPRQIARRAEEHLRSTGIADTAFFGAEAEFYVFDDVRFSTGPSGGYYHIDSVEAAWNTGRAEEGGNRGYKPRFKGGYFPVPPVDHFADIRDRMVLNLDTVGLDVERAHHEVGTAGQQEINYKFNTLLHSGDDLMKFKYVIKNTAWAAGKTATFMPKPVFGDNGSGMHTHQSLWKDGEPLFYDENGYGGLSDIARWYIGGLLAHGPALLAFTNPSLNSYHRLVPGFEAPINLVYSARNRSACVRIPITGSSAKAKRVEYRVPDPSANPYLAFSAQLMAGLDGIKNRIEPPAPVDKDLYELPPEEMADIDQLPTNLPDVLNALEDDHAFLTEGEVFTEDLLGAWVDYKRANEIQPTRLRPHPHEFELYFDI from the coding sequence ATGTTCAGCAATGCCGACGAGGTGCTCGCCTACATCAAGGACGAGGACGTCAAGTTCATCGACATCAGGTTCTGCGACCTGCCCGGTGTCATGCAGCACTTCAACGTGCCGGCCCAGACGTTCGACCAGGACGCCTTCGACACCGGCCAGATGTTCGACGGCTCGTCCATCCGCGGTTTCAAGTCGATCCACGAGTCGGACATGAAGCTGATCCCGGACCCGCAGACGGCCTACCTCGACCCGTTCCGCGCCGAGAAGACGCTCGTCATGAACTTCTCGATCGTCGACCCCTTCACCGACGAGCCCTACGAGCGTGACCCGCGGCAGATCGCCCGGCGCGCCGAGGAGCACCTGCGCTCGACCGGGATCGCCGACACCGCCTTCTTCGGTGCCGAGGCCGAGTTCTACGTCTTCGACGACGTGCGCTTCTCGACCGGCCCCAGCGGCGGGTACTACCACATCGACTCGGTCGAGGCGGCCTGGAACACGGGCCGCGCCGAGGAGGGCGGCAACCGCGGTTACAAGCCCCGGTTCAAGGGCGGGTACTTCCCGGTGCCCCCGGTGGACCACTTCGCCGACATCCGCGACCGCATGGTGCTCAACCTGGACACCGTCGGCCTCGACGTCGAGCGCGCCCACCACGAGGTCGGCACGGCCGGGCAGCAGGAGATCAACTACAAGTTCAACACCCTGCTCCACTCCGGTGACGACCTGATGAAGTTCAAGTACGTCATCAAGAACACCGCCTGGGCGGCGGGCAAGACGGCGACCTTCATGCCGAAGCCGGTCTTCGGCGACAACGGCTCGGGGATGCACACCCACCAGAGCCTGTGGAAGGACGGCGAGCCGCTGTTCTACGACGAGAACGGCTACGGCGGTCTCTCCGACATCGCCCGGTGGTACATCGGCGGCCTGCTCGCCCACGGCCCGGCGCTGCTCGCCTTCACCAACCCCTCGCTGAACTCCTACCACCGCCTGGTCCCGGGCTTCGAGGCGCCGATCAACCTGGTCTACTCGGCCCGGAACCGCTCGGCCTGCGTGCGGATCCCGATCACCGGGTCCTCCGCGAAGGCCAAGCGGGTGGAGTACCGCGTGCCCGACCCGTCGGCGAACCCCTACCTCGCCTTCTCCGCCCAGCTCATGGCCGGGCTGGACGGGATCAAGAACCGGATCGAGCCGCCGGCGCCGGTGGACAAGGACCTCTACGAGCTGCCGCCGGAGGAGATGGCCGACATCGACCAGCTCCCGACGAACCTGCCGGACGTGCTCAACGCCCTGGAGGACGACCACGCCTTCCTCACCGAGGGAGAGGTCTTCACCGAGGACCTGCTGGGTGCCTGGGTGGACTACAAGCGGGCCAACGAGATCCAGCCGACCCGCCTGCGGCCGCACCCGCACGAGTTCGAGCTGTACTTCGACATCTGA
- the sucB gene encoding 2-oxoglutarate dehydrogenase, E2 component, dihydrolipoamide succinyltransferase yields the protein MSERVSMPALGESVTEGTITRWLKSVGDAVEVDEPLLEVSTDKVDTEIPSPVAGVLQEILAEEDDTVEVGADLCVVGDDEASDGDSGGSSDADADDSSGQDEQEEDPSTDDGSSDDDEQQQDTSDEDSSGGGSADSGSSGGSSSGGGGSSGGETVTMPALGESVTEGTVTRWLKSEGDSVEVDEPLLEVSTDKVDTEIPSPVAGVLTSILAAEDQTVEVGGELAVIGGESSGDSGGSQDQQDDSSEQDAQPEPEQDSADDKDEDGSGDAQEGGSSDDDLAAESDKHEQAAEESAEKSGTSEADDSGVATGVGTTSTENGTSSHKDADGDGTPDAQQKTGSGEAPSQDVSAYVTPLVRKLAAQHGVDLASLSGTGVGGRVRKQDVLDAAEAKKKESEQPPAEQAPAEQPAEKSTPSGGGGAPGAGEAKRGTTEKMSRLRKVIATRMVESLQTSAQLTTVVEVDVTKISRLRKRAKDEFLKREGTKLSFMPFFAMAAIEALKEHPIVNASVEDDSIVYHASEHLGIAVDTPRGLLVPVIKDAGDLNIAGLARKIADLAERTRDNKVGPDELSGGTFTLTNTGSRGALFDTPIINQPNVGILGTGAVVKRPVVVVDEDGMETIAIRDMVYLAISYDHRVVDGADAARFLATMKERLQDGKFEV from the coding sequence ATGTCGGAACGTGTATCGATGCCCGCCCTCGGTGAGTCCGTCACCGAGGGGACCATCACCCGCTGGCTGAAGAGCGTCGGCGACGCGGTCGAGGTCGACGAGCCGCTGCTCGAGGTCTCGACCGACAAGGTCGACACCGAGATCCCCTCTCCCGTCGCCGGTGTGCTCCAGGAGATCCTCGCCGAGGAGGACGACACCGTCGAGGTGGGTGCCGACCTGTGCGTGGTGGGTGACGACGAGGCCTCCGACGGGGACTCGGGCGGGTCCTCCGACGCCGACGCCGACGACTCCTCCGGGCAGGACGAGCAGGAGGAGGACCCGTCCACCGACGACGGCTCCTCCGACGACGACGAGCAGCAGCAGGACACGTCCGACGAGGACTCCTCCGGCGGCGGCTCCGCGGACTCCGGCTCCTCCGGCGGCAGCTCCTCCGGTGGTGGCGGCTCCTCGGGCGGGGAGACGGTCACGATGCCGGCGCTGGGTGAGTCGGTGACCGAGGGCACGGTCACCCGCTGGCTGAAGTCCGAGGGTGACTCCGTCGAGGTCGACGAGCCGCTGCTCGAGGTCTCCACCGACAAGGTCGACACCGAGATCCCCTCCCCCGTCGCCGGTGTCCTCACCTCCATCCTCGCCGCCGAGGACCAGACGGTCGAGGTCGGTGGCGAGCTCGCGGTGATCGGCGGTGAGTCCTCCGGCGACTCCGGCGGCTCCCAGGACCAGCAGGACGACTCCTCCGAGCAGGACGCCCAGCCCGAGCCCGAGCAGGACTCCGCGGACGACAAGGACGAGGACGGCTCCGGTGACGCCCAGGAGGGCGGCTCCTCCGACGACGACCTCGCCGCGGAGTCGGACAAGCACGAGCAGGCGGCCGAGGAGTCGGCGGAGAAGTCCGGCACCTCGGAGGCGGACGACTCCGGCGTCGCCACCGGCGTGGGCACGACCTCGACCGAGAACGGCACGTCGTCGCACAAGGACGCCGACGGCGACGGCACCCCCGACGCGCAGCAGAAGACGGGGTCGGGCGAGGCCCCGTCGCAGGACGTCAGCGCCTACGTCACCCCGCTGGTGCGCAAGCTGGCCGCGCAGCACGGTGTGGACCTGGCCTCGCTGAGCGGCACCGGTGTCGGTGGTCGCGTCCGCAAGCAGGACGTGCTGGACGCGGCGGAGGCCAAGAAGAAGGAGAGCGAGCAGCCCCCGGCCGAGCAGGCGCCCGCGGAGCAGCCCGCCGAGAAGAGCACCCCCTCCGGCGGGGGTGGCGCGCCCGGTGCGGGCGAGGCCAAGCGCGGCACCACCGAGAAGATGTCGCGCCTGCGCAAGGTCATCGCGACCCGCATGGTCGAGTCGCTGCAGACCAGCGCCCAGCTCACCACGGTCGTGGAGGTCGACGTCACCAAGATCTCGCGGCTGCGCAAGCGGGCCAAGGACGAGTTCCTCAAGCGCGAGGGCACCAAGCTGTCCTTCATGCCCTTCTTCGCCATGGCGGCCATCGAGGCGCTCAAGGAGCACCCGATCGTCAACGCGAGCGTCGAGGACGACTCCATCGTCTACCACGCGTCCGAGCACCTGGGCATCGCCGTGGACACCCCGCGCGGCCTGCTGGTCCCCGTGATCAAGGACGCCGGCGACCTCAACATCGCCGGGCTCGCCCGCAAGATCGCCGACCTGGCCGAGCGCACGCGCGACAACAAGGTCGGCCCGGACGAGCTGTCCGGCGGCACCTTCACGCTGACCAACACCGGGTCCCGCGGGGCGCTGTTCGACACGCCGATCATCAACCAGCCCAACGTCGGCATCCTCGGGACCGGTGCGGTGGTCAAGCGCCCGGTCGTGGTCGTGGACGAGGACGGGATGGAGACCATCGCGATCCGCGACATGGTCTACCTCGCGATCAGCTACGACCACCGCGTCGTGGACGGCGCGGACGCCGCCCGCTTCCTCGCGACGATGAAGGAACGGCTGCAGGACGGCAAGTTCGAGGTCTGA